A window of the Bradyrhizobium diazoefficiens genome harbors these coding sequences:
- a CDS encoding carbohydrate ABC transporter permease produces MVRRLPEFLMIWVPLLLSAAHLISFSIWTIWISFTPSTLVPVSGWVGLRNYNAVLASRNWQIAFDNLLLFGIAFVLLSLITGLLLAILLDQRIRGENVLRTIFLYPLAVSFVVTGTVWSWLLNPGIGIEKLVHDLGWTAFRFDWLVNRDMAIWTIVIAAIWQSSGFAMALFLAGLRSVDADIIKAAQIDGAGPFRTYRRVILPTLWPITITVVVVQLQFAISAFDLVRALTNGGPGIATQLPALVVYDLMFQRSQLGRGAAAAVLMLLILLAVLLPYAAWRYVQRRQATHA; encoded by the coding sequence ATGGTGCGCCGGCTGCCCGAATTTCTGATGATCTGGGTGCCGCTGCTGTTGTCCGCAGCGCACCTCATCTCGTTTTCGATCTGGACCATCTGGATTTCGTTCACGCCATCCACCCTTGTTCCGGTCTCGGGCTGGGTGGGCTTGCGCAACTACAATGCGGTCCTGGCGTCGCGGAACTGGCAGATCGCCTTCGACAATCTGCTGCTGTTCGGCATCGCCTTCGTGCTGCTGAGTTTGATCACCGGCCTCTTGCTCGCGATTCTGCTCGATCAGCGCATTCGCGGCGAGAACGTGCTGCGTACCATCTTCCTGTACCCCCTGGCGGTGTCGTTCGTCGTCACCGGCACGGTCTGGAGCTGGCTTCTCAATCCCGGTATCGGGATCGAGAAGCTCGTCCATGACCTCGGCTGGACCGCGTTCCGGTTCGACTGGCTGGTCAATCGTGACATGGCGATCTGGACCATCGTCATCGCTGCGATCTGGCAATCCTCAGGCTTCGCCATGGCGCTGTTCCTGGCCGGCCTTCGCTCCGTCGATGCCGACATCATCAAGGCTGCGCAGATCGACGGCGCTGGACCGTTCCGAACCTATCGGCGCGTCATTCTGCCGACGCTCTGGCCGATCACCATCACCGTCGTCGTGGTCCAGTTGCAGTTCGCGATTTCCGCCTTCGACCTCGTCCGCGCGCTCACCAACGGTGGGCCTGGCATTGCGACCCAGCTGCCGGCCCTTGTCGTCTACGATTTGATGTTCCAGCGCAGCCAGCTCGGCCGCGGAGCGGCAGCGGCAGTGCTCATGCTGCTCATTCTTCTCGCGGTGCTGCTGCCCTATGCAGCGTGGCGTTACGTCCAGCGACGGCAGGCCACCCATGCGTGA
- the lpxB gene encoding lipid-A-disaccharide synthase, which produces MMQTRDPKRKIFLIATEESGDRLGSALMKVLRQRLGDGVQFEGVGGRTMAREGLETLFPIEELSIVGFAAVMQQLPKILRLIRETADAVTESAPDALVIIDSPDFTHRVARRVRAKNPAIPVVDYVSPSVWAWRPGRARAMLGYVDHVLGLLPFEPEEYRKLKGPPCSYVGHPLIEQLPSLRPNPDEQKRRDSEPPLLLVLPGSRRSEIRHHLGLFGAALGRLQAEGRAFELMLPTMPHLEATVREGVATWPVKPRIVVGETERRAAFRIARAALAKSGTVTLELALSGIPMVTAYRVGAMEAFILRRAIQVSSVILANLVIGKDVIPEFLQEDCTPEKLAAALSEVLTDTPMRKQQVEGFAQLDTIMSTGNKSPSVLAADIVLATMRKGRVS; this is translated from the coding sequence GTGATGCAGACCCGCGATCCCAAACGGAAGATCTTTCTGATCGCGACGGAGGAATCCGGCGACCGGCTCGGCTCGGCGCTGATGAAGGTGCTGCGCCAGCGCCTCGGTGACGGCGTGCAGTTCGAGGGCGTCGGCGGCCGCACCATGGCGCGCGAGGGGCTCGAGACGCTGTTTCCGATCGAGGAGCTGTCGATCGTCGGCTTTGCCGCCGTGATGCAGCAACTGCCGAAGATCCTGCGGCTGATCCGCGAGACCGCGGATGCCGTGACCGAGTCCGCGCCCGACGCGCTGGTCATCATCGACAGTCCCGATTTCACCCATCGCGTTGCGCGCCGTGTGCGCGCGAAGAATCCGGCGATTCCCGTCGTCGACTACGTCTCGCCCTCGGTCTGGGCCTGGCGGCCGGGCCGCGCGCGCGCGATGCTCGGTTATGTCGATCACGTGCTGGGTCTGCTGCCGTTCGAGCCGGAGGAGTACCGCAAGCTGAAAGGGCCGCCATGCAGCTATGTCGGCCATCCCCTGATCGAGCAATTGCCGTCGCTGCGCCCGAACCCTGACGAGCAAAAGCGCCGCGACAGCGAGCCGCCGCTGCTGCTGGTGCTGCCGGGCAGCCGCCGCAGCGAGATCCGGCATCATCTCGGCCTGTTCGGCGCCGCGCTCGGGCGATTGCAGGCCGAAGGCCGCGCGTTCGAATTGATGCTGCCGACGATGCCGCATCTCGAAGCCACGGTCCGCGAGGGCGTGGCGACCTGGCCGGTCAAGCCGCGGATCGTGGTCGGCGAAACCGAGAGGCGCGCCGCATTCCGGATCGCGCGCGCGGCGCTGGCGAAATCCGGCACGGTGACGCTTGAGCTGGCGTTATCGGGCATTCCGATGGTGACGGCCTATCGCGTCGGCGCGATGGAGGCCTTCATCCTGCGCCGCGCGATCCAGGTCTCTTCCGTGATCCTCGCCAATCTCGTGATCGGCAAGGACGTGATCCCCGAATTCCTGCAGGAGGACTGCACGCCGGAGAAGCTCGCTGCGGCACTGTCCGAGGTGCTGACGGACACGCCGATGCGCAAGCAGCAGGTCGAAGGCTTCGCGCAGCTCGACACCATCATGTCCACCGGCAATAAATCACCGAGCGTGCTCGCCGCCGACATCGTGCTCGCGACGATGCGGAAGGGGCGTGTCAGCTAG
- a CDS encoding carbohydrate ABC transporter permease: MRDRSFAPSRILIYLIVTLFAAAYLAPLVVVVLNSLRTNEEIAQSSMIGWPQHLAWSNYALAWSGFCVAETCAGIRPYMLNSALITIPATVISTLLGAIAGYAVALWRFRGDNWIYGIVTLGLFLPQQMRLLPWTIVLRDIGLINTLTGLVLIHTIQGLSFTVLFCRNYYVAIPHELIRAARVDGAGFFRIFWRIILPLSSPILIVTVIWQFTHIWNEFLYGVTFTTGQQQPVTAALIALSAAVADIPQHGVQSAAVIVAALPTLLIYLFGGRYFVRGLTAGAVK; the protein is encoded by the coding sequence ATGCGTGACCGAAGCTTCGCCCCAAGCCGCATTCTGATCTATCTCATCGTGACATTGTTCGCGGCCGCCTACCTCGCCCCGCTGGTTGTCGTGGTGCTGAACTCGCTCCGGACCAATGAGGAAATCGCGCAGAGTTCAATGATCGGCTGGCCGCAACATTTGGCCTGGAGCAACTACGCCCTGGCCTGGAGCGGCTTCTGCGTCGCCGAAACCTGCGCCGGCATCCGGCCCTATATGCTGAACTCCGCGCTCATCACGATACCCGCGACTGTTATCTCCACCCTGCTCGGTGCTATCGCGGGTTACGCGGTGGCCCTGTGGCGTTTTCGCGGCGACAACTGGATCTACGGCATCGTCACCCTCGGCCTCTTCCTACCCCAGCAGATGCGCCTGCTGCCATGGACCATCGTGCTGCGGGACATCGGCCTCATCAACACGCTGACGGGCCTCGTGCTGATTCACACGATCCAGGGACTGTCCTTCACCGTGCTGTTCTGCCGGAACTACTATGTCGCCATTCCACACGAATTGATCAGGGCCGCGCGCGTCGATGGCGCCGGGTTCTTTCGTATTTTCTGGCGCATCATCCTGCCGCTCTCCTCTCCCATCCTGATCGTCACCGTGATCTGGCAGTTCACCCACATCTGGAACGAGTTCCTCTATGGCGTGACGTTCACGACCGGCCAGCAGCAGCCTGTGACGGCCGCGCTCATCGCGCTGTCTGCCGCGGTCGCAGATATCCCGCAGCATGGCGTGCAAAGCGCTGCGGTGATCGTCGCGGCACTACCCACTTTGCTGATCTATCTCTTCGGCGGCAGGTATTTCGTACGCGGCCTCACTGCCGGGGCCGTGAAATGA
- a CDS encoding SDR family NAD(P)-dependent oxidoreductase, translating into MTKTSYADLADRVVLITGGASGIGAAFVRAFAAQGARVAFLDIDAQAGEALAHEVAKTSSTTPLFVPCDLLDIDALRAALAKVHGSLGDAAVLVNNAANDQRQVLAEVTPAEFDWMIGVNLKHVLFAAQAVVPQMQARGGGSIINMSSVAWMRGAPALPVYAAAKAAIVGFTNSLGRRFGTDRIRVNAIAPGMVITERQRRLWFPNEQAIAELRTRQAIPDAVTPEDVADMALYLASDASQRITCQCFRVDGGLA; encoded by the coding sequence ATGACCAAGACGAGCTATGCCGACCTCGCGGACCGCGTGGTGCTGATCACCGGGGGCGCCAGCGGCATCGGCGCCGCCTTCGTGCGGGCTTTCGCCGCCCAGGGCGCTCGTGTCGCCTTCCTCGACATCGATGCGCAGGCCGGCGAAGCGCTGGCGCACGAGGTGGCGAAAACGTCCAGCACAACGCCGCTCTTCGTGCCCTGTGACCTCCTCGACATCGACGCCCTGCGCGCCGCGCTGGCGAAGGTGCACGGTTCGCTCGGCGATGCCGCGGTCCTCGTCAACAACGCCGCCAATGACCAGCGCCAGGTGCTGGCCGAGGTGACGCCGGCCGAATTCGACTGGATGATCGGCGTCAATCTCAAGCACGTCTTGTTTGCCGCACAAGCCGTGGTGCCGCAGATGCAGGCGCGTGGCGGCGGCTCGATCATCAACATGTCGTCGGTGGCCTGGATGCGCGGCGCGCCGGCGCTACCGGTCTACGCTGCGGCCAAGGCGGCGATCGTCGGCTTCACCAATTCGCTGGGCCGCCGATTTGGTACCGACCGCATCCGCGTCAACGCGATTGCGCCGGGCATGGTGATCACCGAGCGGCAGCGTCGGCTGTGGTTTCCCAACGAGCAGGCCATCGCCGAGCTACGCACGCGCCAGGCCATTCCCGATGCGGTGACGCCCGAGGATGTCGCTGACATGGCGCTCTACCTCGCCTCCGACGCGAGCCAGCGCATCACGTGCCAGTGTTTCCGGGTCGACGGCGGATTGGCCTAG
- a CDS encoding ABC transporter ATP-binding protein produces MAALSIRALSKRYANLEVLKGIDLDIESGEFTVLVGPSGCGKSTLLNIVAGLDRASDGTIEIGGRVVNDVPPKDRDIAMVFQSYALYPSMTVRQNITFGMECRHVAKAEQEKALANVAKLLQIEPLLGRKPSQLSGGQRQRVAMGRALVRDPLLFLFDEPLSNLDAKLRVEMRMEIKRLHQRIGATIVYVTHDQIEAMTMATRIAVMHRGVVQQFADPDTVYRYPANLFVARFMGSPPMNTMPARLEADTSGPVVVIGPGRPDEVRLRLQDYDAAVSYVGREVVIGIRPECIAEGDRVFSGATAAPVIVSAPVELVEPTGAETIVLLRLGGEPAQARISPDIRPTPGGTASFALDTRRICLFDPETERLIA; encoded by the coding sequence ATGGCAGCACTAAGCATTCGCGCCCTGTCGAAGCGCTACGCCAATCTGGAGGTGCTCAAGGGCATCGACCTCGACATCGAGAGCGGTGAATTCACCGTGCTGGTCGGGCCGTCCGGCTGCGGCAAGTCCACGCTGCTCAACATCGTCGCCGGGCTCGATCGGGCGAGCGACGGCACCATCGAGATCGGCGGACGCGTCGTCAACGACGTTCCGCCCAAGGACCGCGACATCGCCATGGTGTTCCAATCCTACGCGCTCTATCCGTCGATGACGGTGCGCCAGAACATCACCTTCGGCATGGAATGCCGACACGTGGCCAAGGCGGAGCAGGAGAAGGCGCTGGCGAACGTGGCCAAGCTGCTGCAGATTGAACCGCTGCTCGGCCGCAAGCCGTCGCAACTATCCGGCGGCCAACGCCAGCGCGTGGCGATGGGGCGCGCGCTGGTGCGCGATCCCCTGCTCTTCCTGTTCGACGAGCCGCTCTCCAATCTTGACGCCAAGCTGCGCGTCGAGATGCGCATGGAGATCAAGCGGCTGCATCAGCGCATCGGCGCCACCATCGTCTATGTCACCCACGACCAGATCGAGGCGATGACGATGGCGACCCGCATCGCCGTGATGCATCGCGGCGTGGTGCAGCAATTCGCCGATCCCGACACGGTGTATCGCTATCCGGCCAATCTGTTCGTCGCCCGCTTCATGGGCTCGCCGCCGATGAACACAATGCCGGCACGGCTCGAGGCCGACACGAGCGGGCCTGTGGTGGTGATTGGCCCGGGTCGGCCTGATGAGGTTCGTCTCCGCCTCCAGGACTACGACGCGGCTGTGTCCTATGTCGGCCGCGAGGTGGTGATTGGGATCCGGCCGGAATGCATCGCCGAGGGGGATCGCGTGTTCTCTGGCGCCACGGCCGCGCCGGTCATCGTCTCCGCCCCAGTCGAGCTGGTCGAGCCCACTGGCGCGGAGACCATCGTCCTGCTGCGGCTTGGCGGCGAGCCCGCGCAGGCGCGCATCTCGCCGGACATCCGCCCGACACCGGGCGGGACCGCCTCCTTCGCCCTCGATACCCGCCGCATTTGCCTGTTCGACCCTGAGACGGAGCGACTGATCGCATGA